A window of the Eubalaena glacialis isolate mEubGla1 chromosome 9, mEubGla1.1.hap2.+ XY, whole genome shotgun sequence genome harbors these coding sequences:
- the C9H9orf50 gene encoding LOW QUALITY PROTEIN: uncharacterized protein C9orf50 homolog (The sequence of the model RefSeq protein was modified relative to this genomic sequence to represent the inferred CDS: deleted 2 bases in 1 codon), producing MPRRRPSSCAQQVAPEGLPGGGDRRRRDPLLPLELRAASGAGASGGSTASEGGAEWWEAPACESSHSDPGVGVRRPRSRLPVLPTVAQRAARNRTGLSPGNRRPGPGQCEDPRRGSARENPDSLGDLLGEFLPGRSWQFLHQLRAESAEQPRPPTEAPTAPTGGASSASQHQRGVSEHSGSPPQCPRYSFLPDLGGQSLYFKNSLEKILLHQIPALGPFRRDHSQFTTVKKTNQPHATQAPKLKAVLTHNSSGEGSGHRRRCCPFCVRFADETLRDTALRYWERSCAVRQGILENRTASVSAASEQVFRSVGRWLESLPKALYPRAKEDTMANSFGWDFPGLSTLEPKGHLSEDTSMNSSLPFIPRPTTQRQRGDLKTFLEQESFLPSLVLHTVLKQGRPKGHQLLLPSTSRRTQR from the exons ATGCCCCGGCGTCGCCCCAGCTCCTGTGCCCAGCAGGTGGCGCCCGAGGGGCTCCCCGGCGGTGGCGATCGCAGACGGAGAGACCCGCTGCTGCCGCTCGAGCTCCGAGCAGCCTCTGGCGCGGGGGCCTCCGGGGGCTCCACGGCTTCGGAGGGCGGCGCCGAGTGGTGGGAGGCCCCCGCGTGTGAGTCCTCGCACTCGGATCCCGGGGTGGGCGTCAGGCGCCCCCGGTCGCGCCTGCCCGTCCTGCCCACCGTGGCTCAGCGGGCGGCGCGGAACCGGACAGGGCTGAG CCCCGGGAACCGGCGCCCCGGGCCTGGACAGTGCGAGGACCCCCGCAGGGGCTCGGCCAGGGAGAACCCCGACTCTTTGGGCGACCTCCTAGGAGAGTTCCTCCCTGGCCGGTCCTGGCAGTTCCTGCACCAGCTCAGGGCTGAGTCTGCGGAGCAGCCGCGACCACCGACTGAGGCCCCTACGGCCCCCACGGGGGGGG CATCCTCAGCATCACAACATCAAAGGGGTGTGTCAGAACACTCTGGAAGTCCTCCTCAGTGTCCCCGCTACTCCTTCCTCCCAGACCTGGG GGGCCAGTCATTGTACTTCAAGAATAGTCTTGAGAAGATTTTGCTCCATCAGATACCTGCCCTGGGGCCCTTCAGGAGAGATCACTCACAATTCACCACGGTCAAGAAGACCAATCA GCCCCACGCTACACAGGCCCCCAAGCTCAAGGCCGTGCTCACCCACAACTCCTCGGGGGAAGGCTCAGGGCACCGCAGGCGGTGTTGCCCTTTCTGCGTGCGGTTTGCGGATGAGACGCTACGGGACACAGCGCTCCGCTACTGGGAACGCAGCTGTGCAG TCCGGCAGGGCATCCTCGAGAACAGGACAGCCAGCGTGTCAGCAGCATCGGAGCAGGTGTTCAGGAGTGTCGGGAGATGGCTGGAGAGTTTGCCCAAAGCCCTGTATCCCAGGGCCAAGGAGGACACCATGGCCAACTCATtcggctgggacttccctggcct GTCCACCCTGGAGCCGAAGGGCCACCTCTCTGAGGACACCTCTATGAACAGCAGCCTGCCCTTCATCCCCAGGCCCACCACCCAGAGGCAGCGGGGGGACCTCAAAACCTTTCTGGAGCAG GAGTCCTTCCTGCCCAGCTTGGTGTTG CACACGGTACTGAAACAAGGCCGCCCTAAGGGGCACCAGCTCCTCCTGCCATCAACATCACGTCGCACTCAGAGGTGA